In Streptomyces sclerotialus, one genomic interval encodes:
- a CDS encoding MbtH family protein — translation MDDNSSDRAYRVVRNDEEQYSVWWADRPLPDGWYAEGTEGSREECLSRINTVWTDMRPLSLRRRMDESAVG, via the coding sequence ATGGACGACAACAGCAGTGACCGCGCCTACCGCGTGGTCCGCAACGACGAGGAACAGTACTCGGTCTGGTGGGCCGACCGGCCCCTGCCGGACGGCTGGTACGCCGAGGGCACGGAAGGCAGCCGCGAGGAGTGCCTGAGCCGGATCAACACGGTGTGGACCGACATGCGCCCGCTGAGCCTGCGCCGACGGATGGACGAGTCCGCCGTCGGCTGA
- a CDS encoding DegT/DnrJ/EryC1/StrS family aminotransferase, whose amino-acid sequence MTQHVWGYLPEYEKERADILDAVDTVFRSGQLVLGNSVRSFEREFADHHGVGHCVGVDNGTNAIVLGLRALGIGPGDEVITVSNTAAPTVVAINAVGATPVFVDIHSDTYLMDVDQVAAAVTPRTRCLLPVHLYGQCVDMAPLKELAERHGLLVLEDCAQAHGARHHGRIAGSMGNAAAFSFYPTKVLGAYGDGGATVTDDPDVDARLRRLRFYGMEDRYYVVETPGYNSRLDEVQAEILRRKLPRLDGYVARRREIAQRYAEAFKGTDLVTPVTASGNEHVYYVYVVRHPRRDQIIEALKAHGIALNISYPWPVHTQSGFGYLGYGKDALPVTTRVADEIFSLPMYPSLSDAEQERVIDAVTDVMGRL is encoded by the coding sequence ATGACCCAGCACGTGTGGGGTTACTTGCCCGAGTACGAGAAGGAACGCGCTGACATTCTCGATGCCGTGGACACGGTGTTCCGCTCGGGGCAGCTGGTGCTGGGCAACAGCGTCCGCAGCTTCGAGCGGGAGTTCGCCGACCACCACGGCGTCGGCCACTGCGTCGGCGTCGACAACGGAACCAACGCCATCGTGCTCGGTCTCCGTGCCCTGGGGATCGGCCCCGGCGACGAGGTGATCACCGTGTCGAACACGGCGGCGCCGACCGTCGTGGCCATCAACGCCGTGGGCGCCACCCCGGTGTTCGTCGACATCCACTCCGACACGTACCTGATGGACGTGGACCAGGTGGCCGCGGCCGTCACCCCGCGCACCCGCTGCCTGCTCCCGGTGCACCTTTACGGCCAGTGCGTCGACATGGCACCGCTGAAGGAGCTCGCCGAACGGCACGGCCTGCTCGTCCTGGAGGACTGTGCGCAGGCGCACGGCGCCCGCCACCACGGGCGGATAGCCGGCTCGATGGGGAATGCCGCGGCGTTCTCCTTCTACCCGACCAAGGTCCTCGGGGCCTACGGCGACGGCGGCGCCACGGTCACCGACGATCCGGACGTCGACGCGCGCCTGCGGCGGCTCCGCTTCTACGGCATGGAGGACCGCTACTACGTCGTCGAGACCCCCGGCTACAACAGCCGCCTGGACGAGGTGCAGGCCGAGATCCTGCGCCGCAAGCTCCCCCGGCTGGACGGCTACGTGGCCCGTCGCAGGGAGATCGCCCAGCGGTACGCGGAGGCCTTCAAGGGCACCGACCTCGTCACGCCCGTGACCGCTTCCGGCAACGAGCACGTCTACTACGTGTACGTGGTGCGCCACCCGCGCCGAGACCAGATCATCGAGGCCCTCAAGGCCCACGGCATCGCGCTGAACATCAGCTACCCCTGGCCGGTGCACACCCAGTCGGGATTCGGCTACCTCGGTTACGGCAAGGACGCGCTGCCGGTCACCACCCGGGTGGCCGACGAGATCTTCTCCCTGCCCATGTACCCGTCCCTGTCCGACGCCGAGCAGGAACGGGTCATCGACGCGGTGACCGACGTCATGGGAAGGCTCTGA
- a CDS encoding NDP-hexose 2,3-dehydratase family protein: MSTTEFHAWWAERRQAGGFSVERIPFDALDSWNFEPRTGNLGHESGRFFTVEGLQVREGGAEIWSQPVINQPEIGILGIVVKEFDGVLHCLMQAKMEPGNANTIQLSPTVQATRSNYMKVHRGAGTRYLEYFTGPQRGQVLVDVLQSEQGAWFWRKRNRNMVVLATGDVPLYEDFCWLTMDQIRELTMVDNLVNMDARTVLSCMPFMLPDEAESAGRDAFHDALVRSYQYQAAEDLDTPGTAGRILSWFTEAKTRCDWSARLVPLADVTGWRRDEWEITDDAAENFRIIAVRVAAGTREVTRWTQPLLHPRGEGRAVFLVRSVGGVLRLLVRARPEYGLLDQVEMAPTVHLHPGQGLADIQESCLRDALLPGGGTTRYDHVLSEEGGRFHHALTRYQVIEVNEDFPLDVPPQLCWMTARQLTDLLRHGHYLNIEARSLLTCLLSLC; encoded by the coding sequence ATGTCGACCACCGAGTTCCACGCCTGGTGGGCCGAGCGCCGCCAGGCCGGCGGGTTCTCGGTGGAGCGCATCCCCTTCGACGCGCTGGACTCCTGGAACTTCGAGCCGCGAACCGGCAACCTCGGCCACGAGAGCGGGCGGTTCTTCACGGTCGAAGGGCTCCAGGTCCGCGAGGGCGGAGCGGAGATCTGGTCGCAACCGGTCATCAACCAGCCCGAGATCGGCATCCTCGGCATCGTCGTCAAGGAGTTCGACGGTGTTCTGCACTGCCTCATGCAGGCCAAGATGGAGCCGGGCAACGCCAACACGATCCAGCTCTCACCGACGGTGCAGGCGACGCGCAGCAACTACATGAAGGTGCACCGGGGCGCCGGCACCCGGTACCTGGAGTACTTCACCGGGCCGCAGCGCGGGCAGGTCCTCGTGGACGTCCTCCAGTCGGAGCAGGGCGCCTGGTTCTGGCGCAAGCGGAACCGCAACATGGTCGTGCTCGCGACCGGTGACGTACCGCTGTACGAGGACTTCTGCTGGCTCACCATGGACCAGATCCGTGAGCTGACCATGGTGGACAACCTCGTCAACATGGACGCCCGCACGGTGCTGTCGTGCATGCCGTTCATGCTCCCCGACGAGGCCGAGTCGGCCGGCCGGGACGCGTTCCACGACGCGCTGGTGCGCTCGTACCAGTACCAGGCGGCGGAGGACCTGGACACCCCGGGCACCGCGGGCAGAATCCTGAGCTGGTTCACCGAGGCGAAGACCCGCTGCGACTGGTCGGCGCGTCTCGTACCGCTGGCGGACGTGACCGGCTGGCGGCGCGACGAGTGGGAGATCACCGACGACGCGGCGGAGAACTTCCGCATCATCGCGGTGCGGGTCGCGGCCGGCACCCGTGAGGTCACCCGCTGGACGCAGCCCCTGCTCCACCCGCGCGGGGAGGGCCGGGCGGTCTTCCTCGTCCGGTCCGTCGGCGGGGTGCTCCGGCTGCTGGTGCGGGCCCGGCCCGAGTACGGCCTGCTGGACCAGGTCGAGATGGCGCCGACCGTGCATCTGCACCCGGGGCAGGGACTCGCGGACATCCAGGAGTCCTGCCTGCGCGACGCGCTGCTGCCCGGCGGCGGCACGACGCGCTACGACCACGTGCTCTCGGAGGAGGGCGGGCGGTTCCACCACGCGCTGACGCGCTACCAGGTGATCGAGGTGAACGAGGACTTCCCGCTCGACGTGCCGCCCCAGCTGTGCTGGATGACGGCACGGCAGCTCACCGACCTGCTCCGGCACGGTCACTACCTCAACATCGAGGCCCGGTCCCTGCTCACGTGCCTGCTCAGCCTGTGCTGA
- a CDS encoding dTDP-4-dehydrorhamnose 3,5-epimerase family protein, with protein sequence MSIEGAYRIVPNKFPDQRGSFFEAFRADILTEIIGYPFAVRQANYSVSRRNTMRGIHSTSLPPGQAKLVTCVRGAVLDVAVDLRVGSPTFGKYDTTPQDEESGTAVYLADGIGHAFLALTDDACMNYLCSEAYIPGTMIEVNPLDPDIGIPWGNTEPPIMSEKDATAPTLAEAVSQGLLPLYEECLVHYEALRKRPDQG encoded by the coding sequence ATGTCGATCGAGGGGGCTTACCGCATAGTCCCCAACAAATTCCCGGACCAGCGGGGCTCCTTCTTCGAGGCCTTCCGGGCCGACATCCTCACGGAGATCATCGGCTACCCCTTCGCCGTCCGGCAGGCGAACTACTCCGTCAGCCGGCGGAACACGATGCGGGGCATCCACAGCACCTCCCTGCCACCGGGCCAGGCCAAGCTGGTCACCTGCGTGCGGGGGGCCGTCCTGGACGTCGCGGTGGACCTGAGGGTGGGGTCACCCACCTTCGGGAAGTACGACACGACACCGCAGGACGAGGAGTCCGGTACCGCGGTGTACCTGGCCGACGGCATCGGCCACGCCTTCCTGGCCCTCACCGACGACGCGTGCATGAACTACCTGTGCTCGGAGGCGTACATCCCCGGCACGATGATCGAGGTCAACCCCCTCGATCCCGACATCGGCATTCCCTGGGGGAACACCGAACCGCCGATCATGTCAGAGAAGGACGCCACGGCCCCCACGCTGGCCGAAGCGGTGTCCCAGGGGCTGCTCCCGCTGTACGAGGAGTGCCTCGTCCACTACGAGGCGCTGCGGAAGCGCCCCGACCAGGGCTGA
- a CDS encoding Gfo/Idh/MocA family protein, with protein sequence MFKSTSDRLRIGIMGCADIAWRRTLPAMESNPAVRVTAIASRHQRSAAGFTERFGGVPLEGYGALLDRDDVDAVYIPLPGLLHAEWVSRALAAGKHVLVEKPLTAGYEETRRLVDEARSRDLVLLENYMFLYHSQHTAVRKALAEEAIGELRGFSSAFTIPPKPAGDIRYQRDVGGGAFLDFGGYPVRAAQFFLGHELRVAGAVFRHDRRHGVVMSGSVLLCTPQGVPAQLTFGMEHSYRNTYSVSGSTGRIILDRAFTPPETYQPVMRVERQDHREELVLAPDHQFANVIDTFVGAVVGDRDVTEQQEGSLRQAALIEEIRERAQLVEV encoded by the coding sequence ATGTTTAAGAGCACGAGCGACAGACTGCGCATCGGGATCATGGGGTGTGCGGATATCGCCTGGCGGCGGACGCTCCCGGCCATGGAGAGCAACCCCGCCGTGCGCGTCACGGCGATCGCCAGCCGGCACCAGCGGTCCGCGGCCGGGTTCACCGAACGGTTCGGCGGCGTGCCGCTCGAAGGGTACGGAGCGCTGCTCGACCGCGACGACGTCGACGCCGTCTACATTCCGCTGCCGGGCCTGCTGCACGCCGAATGGGTCTCCAGGGCCCTGGCGGCGGGCAAGCACGTGCTGGTCGAGAAGCCGCTGACGGCCGGGTACGAGGAAACCCGCCGGCTGGTCGACGAGGCGCGCTCGCGGGACCTGGTGCTGCTGGAGAACTACATGTTCCTCTACCACTCCCAGCACACCGCGGTGCGCAAGGCGCTGGCCGAGGAGGCCATCGGTGAACTGCGCGGCTTCTCCAGCGCGTTCACCATCCCGCCCAAGCCCGCCGGTGACATCCGCTACCAGCGCGACGTGGGCGGCGGCGCCTTCCTCGACTTCGGCGGCTATCCGGTACGGGCCGCCCAGTTCTTCCTCGGCCATGAACTCCGGGTGGCCGGTGCGGTGTTCCGGCACGACCGGCGGCACGGAGTGGTGATGTCCGGCAGCGTCCTGCTGTGCACGCCCCAGGGGGTGCCGGCCCAGCTGACGTTCGGCATGGAGCACTCCTACCGCAACACCTACAGCGTCTCCGGCAGCACCGGCCGGATCATCCTCGACCGCGCCTTCACACCGCCGGAGACGTACCAGCCGGTGATGCGGGTGGAGCGGCAGGACCACCGCGAGGAACTGGTCCTGGCGCCCGACCACCAGTTCGCGAACGTGATCGACACGTTCGTGGGCGCCGTCGTCGGGGACCGCGACGTCACGGAACAGCAGGAGGGCTCCCTGCGCCAAGCGGCACTGATCGAGGAGATCCGGGAACGCGCCCAGCTGGTGGAGGTCTGA
- the sbnB gene encoding 2,3-diaminopropionate biosynthesis protein SbnB encodes MIIGHGEVQDILRDGEQQVLSLVDETYRHHEEGRTALPHSVFLRFPDSARDRIIGLPAYVGGADAVAGLKWIASFPGNVAEGKERASAAMLLNSMADGRPEALIEASLISSRRTAASAALAAARLVTAPEPQGITLIGCGPINREVLRFTKARLPSLRTATVFDLDRERAADFAARAAELVPDVECAVAERAEDALGAHPLVSLATSAVRPHLDLSACRPDATVLHVSLRDLSAEAVLGAQNVVDDADHVCRENTSLHLAEQATGGRDFIDTSIGALLRDGSAFRRDPARPVVFSPFGLGILDLALARWVRDEAVRRGMGTRIEGFLP; translated from the coding sequence TTGATCATCGGACATGGTGAGGTGCAGGACATCCTCCGCGACGGGGAGCAGCAGGTCCTCTCGCTGGTGGACGAGACCTACCGCCACCACGAGGAGGGCCGCACCGCGCTGCCGCACTCGGTGTTCCTGCGCTTCCCGGACAGCGCCCGCGACCGCATCATCGGCCTCCCGGCCTACGTGGGCGGCGCCGACGCGGTGGCCGGCCTGAAGTGGATCGCCAGCTTCCCCGGCAACGTCGCCGAGGGGAAGGAGCGGGCCAGCGCCGCCATGCTGCTCAACTCGATGGCCGACGGACGCCCCGAGGCGCTGATCGAGGCGTCGCTGATCTCGTCCCGGCGCACCGCCGCCTCCGCGGCGCTGGCCGCCGCCCGGCTGGTGACGGCCCCCGAGCCCCAGGGCATCACCCTGATCGGCTGCGGTCCCATCAACCGGGAAGTGCTGCGCTTCACCAAGGCCCGGCTGCCCTCGCTGCGTACGGCCACGGTGTTCGACCTGGACCGGGAGCGTGCCGCGGACTTCGCCGCCCGCGCCGCCGAGCTGGTACCGGACGTCGAGTGCGCGGTGGCGGAGCGGGCGGAGGACGCCCTCGGCGCCCATCCGCTGGTCTCTCTCGCCACGTCCGCCGTCCGGCCGCACCTGGACCTGTCCGCCTGCCGTCCGGACGCCACGGTGCTGCACGTCTCCCTGCGGGACCTGTCGGCCGAGGCGGTCCTCGGCGCGCAGAACGTGGTCGACGACGCGGACCACGTCTGCCGGGAGAACACCTCGCTGCACCTGGCCGAACAGGCGACCGGGGGGCGGGACTTCATCGACACGTCCATCGGGGCGCTGCTGCGGGACGGTTCCGCTTTCCGCAGGGACCCGGCACGGCCGGTGGTGTTCTCCCCGTTCGGTCTCGGCATCCTGGACCTGGCCCTGGCGCGGTGGGTGCGGGACGAGGCGGTGCGCCGCGGCATGGGCACCCGCATCGAGGGTTTCCTGCCGTAA
- the sbnA gene encoding 2,3-diaminopropionate biosynthesis protein SbnA — MAAQPLKGILATVGDTPLVELERLSADLGLRVLAKIEKFNPGGSIKDRSALSMLREAVRTGEVVPGRTTVIESSSGNLAIGIAHICRYLGVRFVCVVDARTTEQNLAILRAYGAEVEVVTEPDPVSGDYLPRRLRRVAELAAAVPDSYVPGQYDNPFNPRAHLRTMREIDEALDGAVDYLFCAAGTTGTLGGCAAYVREHALPTTVVAVDAVGSRLFGSPVTCPRLIPGHGAAVVPALLDPAAADRVVHVGDLESVVGCRRLVDREAVLAGGSSGALVAALEKLAPELPAGSCCVLILPDGGDRYLDTIYSDAWVGRHFGDVAHLWSGPAAPDTARTPPATTVTGPATTATTAMPTQRRAPLVDHRTW, encoded by the coding sequence GTGGCCGCGCAGCCGCTCAAGGGCATTCTCGCGACGGTGGGGGACACCCCTTTGGTCGAACTGGAGCGGCTCTCCGCCGACCTCGGCCTCCGGGTCCTCGCGAAGATCGAAAAGTTCAATCCCGGTGGCAGCATCAAGGACCGGTCGGCGCTGAGCATGCTGCGCGAGGCGGTGCGCACCGGTGAGGTGGTGCCCGGCCGGACCACGGTGATCGAGTCCAGCTCGGGCAACCTCGCCATCGGCATCGCGCACATCTGCCGGTACCTCGGAGTGCGGTTCGTCTGTGTCGTCGACGCCCGGACCACCGAGCAGAACCTGGCGATCCTGCGGGCCTACGGGGCCGAGGTCGAGGTCGTCACCGAGCCCGACCCGGTGTCGGGGGACTACCTGCCCCGGCGGCTGCGCCGGGTCGCCGAGCTGGCGGCGGCCGTCCCGGACTCCTACGTACCGGGCCAGTACGACAACCCCTTCAACCCGCGGGCGCACCTGAGAACCATGCGCGAGATCGACGAGGCGCTGGACGGCGCGGTGGACTACCTCTTCTGCGCGGCCGGCACCACCGGGACCCTGGGTGGCTGCGCCGCGTACGTACGGGAGCACGCCCTGCCGACCACGGTCGTGGCGGTCGACGCGGTGGGCAGCCGGCTGTTCGGCTCCCCGGTGACGTGTCCGCGGCTCATCCCCGGGCACGGCGCGGCCGTCGTGCCCGCGCTGCTGGACCCGGCGGCCGCCGACCGGGTGGTGCACGTCGGGGACCTGGAATCGGTGGTCGGTTGCCGGCGGCTCGTGGACCGTGAGGCGGTGCTCGCCGGGGGTTCCTCCGGTGCCCTGGTCGCCGCGCTGGAGAAGCTGGCGCCGGAGCTCCCCGCCGGGTCCTGCTGCGTCCTGATCCTGCCGGACGGCGGGGACCGCTACCTCGACACCATCTACTCCGACGCATGGGTGGGCCGGCACTTCGGTGACGTGGCTCATCTGTGGTCGGGCCCGGCCGCGCCGGACACCGCGCGCACGCCGCCGGCCACCACGGTGACCGGCCCCGCGACCACCGCTACGACGGCAATGCCCACACAAAGGAGAGCCCCTCTTGTTGATCATCGGACATGGTGA
- a CDS encoding 4-hydroxyphenylacetate 3-hydroxylase N-terminal domain-containing protein, producing the protein MTGAEYLDSLRDGRAVYIHGERVRDVTAHPAFRNSARSLAQLYDVLHEPDSRGVLSVPTDTGNGGFTHPFFKTARSAGDLVAARDAIVAWQRLVYGWMGRTPDYKAAFFGTLEANADFYGPFRDNALAWYRRAQERVLYFNHAIVHPPVDRDRPADRTADVCVHVEEETDAGLVVSGAKVVATSSALTNANLIAHMGLPLRDKRFGAMFTVPMDSPGLKLFCRTSYEMHAAVLGSPFDYPLSSRLDENDSIMVLDRVLVPWENVFMYDAASANAFATRSGFLERFTFHGCTRLAVKLDFIAGCLLKAVEVTGTSGFRGVQAQIGEVLNWRDMFWGMSDAMAKSPTDWHNGAVQPNLNYGLAYRTFMGIGYPRIREIIQQTIGSGLIYLNSHASDWKNPEVRPYLDRYLRGSRGVEAIDRVKLLKLLWDCVGTEFAGRHELYERNYGGDHEGIRVQTLLSYQARGQADALKGFADQCMSEYDLDGWTRPDLFGPGDLPRPATGA; encoded by the coding sequence ATGACCGGTGCGGAATACCTGGATTCCCTGCGGGACGGGCGTGCGGTCTACATCCACGGGGAGCGGGTCCGGGACGTCACCGCGCACCCCGCCTTCCGCAACAGCGCCAGGTCCCTCGCGCAGCTCTACGACGTGCTGCACGAGCCGGACTCCCGCGGTGTGCTGAGCGTCCCGACGGACACCGGGAACGGCGGGTTCACCCACCCCTTCTTCAAGACCGCCAGGAGCGCCGGGGACCTGGTCGCGGCGCGCGACGCCATCGTCGCCTGGCAGCGGCTGGTGTACGGCTGGATGGGCCGCACCCCCGACTACAAGGCCGCGTTCTTCGGCACCCTGGAGGCCAACGCCGACTTCTACGGTCCGTTCCGCGACAATGCGCTGGCCTGGTACCGGCGGGCGCAGGAACGGGTGTTGTACTTCAACCACGCGATCGTCCACCCGCCGGTGGACCGCGACCGGCCGGCCGACCGGACCGCTGACGTCTGCGTCCACGTCGAGGAGGAGACCGACGCCGGCCTGGTGGTGTCCGGCGCCAAGGTCGTGGCCACCTCCTCCGCGCTCACCAACGCCAATCTGATCGCGCACATGGGGCTGCCGCTGCGGGACAAGCGTTTCGGCGCGATGTTCACGGTGCCGATGGACTCCCCCGGCCTCAAGCTGTTCTGCCGTACCTCCTACGAGATGCACGCGGCCGTGCTGGGCAGTCCCTTCGACTACCCCCTGTCGAGCCGGCTGGACGAGAACGACTCGATCATGGTGCTCGACCGGGTGCTGGTGCCGTGGGAGAACGTGTTCATGTACGACGCCGCCTCGGCCAACGCGTTCGCCACCCGGTCGGGATTCCTGGAGCGCTTCACCTTTCACGGGTGCACGCGTCTCGCGGTGAAACTCGACTTCATCGCGGGCTGTCTGCTGAAGGCCGTCGAGGTGACCGGCACCTCCGGATTCCGAGGCGTACAGGCGCAGATCGGAGAGGTCCTCAACTGGCGTGACATGTTCTGGGGGATGTCCGACGCGATGGCGAAGTCGCCCACCGACTGGCACAACGGCGCGGTGCAGCCGAACCTCAACTACGGGCTGGCGTACCGCACATTCATGGGCATCGGCTATCCGCGCATCCGGGAAATCATCCAGCAGACCATCGGCAGCGGACTGATCTACCTCAATTCGCATGCGAGCGACTGGAAGAACCCCGAGGTCCGCCCTTATCTGGACCGCTATCTGCGCGGTTCGCGCGGCGTCGAGGCCATCGACCGCGTCAAGCTCCTCAAGCTGCTGTGGGACTGCGTCGGCACCGAATTCGCCGGCCGGCACGAGCTGTACGAGCGGAACTACGGCGGCGACCACGAGGGCATCCGCGTCCAGACCCTGCTGAGCTACCAGGCGCGGGGCCAGGCCGACGCCCTGAAGGGCTTCGCGGACCAGTGCATGTCCGAGTACGACCTGGACGGCTGGACGCGCCCCGACCTGTTCGGGCCCGGCGACCTGCCGCGCCCGGCCACCGGGGCCTGA
- a CDS encoding sensor histidine kinase, whose protein sequence is MDTALFLLAVAYGVATAKSRGQADPDIGLNWWYAEQLAGAFGCALLWLRRRKPVEVAFVLIALSVPFEMVAGAMLVALFTVAVHRNPRTTGIVFAASVLPVVSDGFLRPDAALPAFHFFLFGTLVQAGAVGWGLSIHHRRQLLERVAAEAGLRAEQAQMRAREEVAREMHDVLGHRLSLLSLHAGALEYRPDAPSEDVARAAGVIRESAHKALQDLREVLTVLRAPAGELPQPTLADVHRLVAESCAAGMRVRLVEEVPEDVPELIGRTAYRVVQEALTNVRKHASGAEADVHVSGKPGDGLQVEVANAAPGPRTPHAHAAPGQGLAGLAERVSLAGGQLAYGPAGCGGWEITARLPWP, encoded by the coding sequence GTGGACACCGCCCTGTTCCTCCTTGCGGTGGCCTACGGTGTGGCCACTGCGAAGAGCAGAGGGCAGGCGGACCCCGACATCGGACTGAACTGGTGGTACGCCGAGCAGCTCGCCGGGGCATTCGGCTGCGCACTGCTGTGGCTGCGCCGGCGCAAGCCGGTCGAGGTCGCCTTCGTCCTCATCGCCCTGTCGGTGCCGTTCGAAATGGTGGCGGGCGCCATGCTCGTCGCTCTTTTCACCGTCGCGGTGCACCGCAATCCGCGGACCACCGGGATCGTCTTCGCGGCGAGCGTGCTGCCGGTGGTGTCCGACGGCTTCCTGCGCCCCGACGCCGCCCTGCCGGCCTTCCACTTCTTCCTCTTCGGCACTCTCGTACAGGCCGGCGCCGTCGGCTGGGGACTGTCCATCCACCACCGCCGCCAGCTGCTGGAACGCGTGGCGGCCGAGGCGGGGCTCCGGGCCGAGCAGGCCCAGATGCGGGCACGCGAAGAGGTGGCCAGGGAGATGCACGACGTGCTCGGCCACCGGCTGTCGCTGCTGAGCCTGCACGCCGGGGCACTGGAGTACCGGCCGGACGCCCCGAGCGAGGACGTCGCACGGGCGGCGGGCGTGATCCGGGAGAGCGCCCACAAGGCGCTCCAGGACCTGCGCGAGGTGCTGACGGTACTGCGGGCACCGGCCGGGGAGCTGCCCCAGCCCACGCTGGCCGACGTGCACCGGCTCGTCGCGGAGTCGTGTGCGGCGGGGATGCGGGTACGGCTGGTCGAGGAGGTTCCGGAGGACGTCCCGGAACTGATCGGCCGCACGGCGTACCGCGTCGTCCAGGAAGCCCTCACCAACGTACGGAAACACGCCTCCGGAGCCGAGGCGGACGTCCATGTGTCGGGGAAGCCGGGGGACGGGCTCCAGGTCGAGGTGGCCAACGCCGCCCCCGGCCCCCGGACGCCCCACGCGCACGCCGCGCCGGGCCAGGGACTGGCGGGGCTGGCCGAGCGGGTGTCCCTTGCCGGCGGGCAGCTGGCGTACGGCCCGGCCGGGTGCGGGGGCTGGGAGATCACGGCACGGCTGCCCTGGCCGTAG
- a CDS encoding YqeB family protein, whose protein sequence is MSKELNPKADNATEVTEPLWGQILVCVVFGLLGAAAGWLVKLLVGWLVSLPWAPMQGPARLLDSIPEPGLTIGLITVGGLVGLVGGVLIKFSELSVSVSDSRVVLTRSGESQEYARGAVAMAFRDGKQLVLLGHRTEELARENCDQDRRRLADAFTAHGYDWADQDPYQKEFQLWVPETSKLPSQANALLKARGELLKKPGTAEERNALREELTKLDVVVRDKDKRQYWRPLGR, encoded by the coding sequence GTGTCGAAAGAGCTGAATCCCAAGGCGGACAACGCCACGGAGGTCACCGAACCCCTCTGGGGCCAGATACTCGTCTGCGTGGTGTTCGGGCTGCTCGGAGCCGCGGCCGGCTGGTTGGTCAAGCTGCTCGTCGGCTGGCTGGTGTCCCTGCCGTGGGCGCCCATGCAGGGCCCTGCCAGGCTCCTCGACTCGATTCCCGAGCCCGGTCTCACCATCGGGCTGATCACCGTGGGCGGCCTTGTCGGCCTGGTCGGCGGTGTGCTCATCAAGTTCAGCGAACTGTCGGTCAGCGTGTCCGACAGCCGTGTGGTCCTCACGCGCAGCGGCGAGTCGCAGGAGTACGCGCGCGGTGCCGTCGCCATGGCGTTCCGGGACGGCAAGCAGCTCGTCCTGCTCGGCCACCGCACCGAGGAACTGGCCCGGGAGAACTGCGACCAGGACCGCCGCCGGCTCGCCGACGCCTTCACCGCGCACGGCTACGACTGGGCCGACCAGGACCCGTACCAGAAGGAGTTCCAGCTGTGGGTGCCGGAGACGTCCAAGCTGCCGTCGCAGGCGAACGCGCTGCTGAAGGCGCGCGGCGAGCTGCTGAAGAAGCCGGGTACGGCCGAGGAGCGCAACGCGCTCCGCGAGGAGCTGACGAAGCTCGACGTCGTCGTGCGCGACAAGGACAAGCGGCAGTACTGGCGTCCCCTCGGCCGCTGA